In Eriocheir sinensis breed Jianghai 21 chromosome 17, ASM2467909v1, whole genome shotgun sequence, one genomic interval encodes:
- the LOC126999676 gene encoding cleavage stimulation factor subunit 1-like, with translation MSIHPSGDFLAVTTEGPVVRFYDINTCQCYVCPYPREHHAGPLTSVHYSADARVCVSASKDGDIKIWDRVSGRCVQTFTKCHDGAEVCSVLYSRNGKYILSSGLDSIVKLWELSSGRCLIGYTGAGSVGHNGPVQHMVHSPCSPAFITCSDDYRARFWYRRNVH, from the exons ATGTCCATCCACCCCAGTGGAGACTTCTTGGCTGTTACCACCGAGGGGCCAGTGGTGAGGTTTTACGACATCAACACGTGCCAGTGCTACGTGTGTCCCTACCCCCGGGAGCACCATGCTGGGCCCCTCACCAGCGTGCACTACTCTGCCGATGCCCGTGTGTGTGTCAGCGCCTCCAAGGACGGGGACATCAAAATCTGGGATAGGGTGTCGGGCCGCTGTGTGCAAACCTTCACCAAGTGCCACGACGGGGCTGAGGTCTGCTCCGTGCTCTACTCTCGGAATGGCAAG TACATCCTGTCGTCGGGTCTGGACAGCATTGTCAAGTTGTGGGAGCTGTCATCGGGCCGTTGCCTCATTGGCTACACTGGTGCCGGCTCAGTGG GTCACAATGGCCCTGTGCAACACATGGTCCACTCACCCTGCTCGCCGGCCTTCATCACCTGCTCAGATGACTACCGGGCAAGGTTCTGGTACCGCAGGAATGTCCACTGA